In Triticum urartu cultivar G1812 chromosome 6, Tu2.1, whole genome shotgun sequence, the following proteins share a genomic window:
- the LOC125513610 gene encoding uncharacterized protein LOC125513610 isoform X1: MTCMKSIVKMGESRGSIAFFACYRPPVPLDIFCCPAPASSREEERHLTDGVSYNYNCQPIPSAALKSIVKHLDLAPEAVEEAAIDSGRLTGLVFVSERQHHLETLHIGLRFDDGDEVWVFTLGDIYGGDFFSGARLEDSGCIAGGYEVDGHTADHYLVFVSTKEPVQERRSPWNVVYKTNLRTGETERLTPPGTSDLSPSVSPSGKRVAVASFQGKKWDGEVKDLLTNIYVMDLESTYLERERVIENAGWPSWGSETVLFFHKKVGDNWGVFRHDLSTGETLRVTPEAFDAVTPAAIDESRVAVATIRQKSVFTDVRVEAQYRHIEVFDMGLPEEPLQITRCTKPKGDHYNPFVMDGGKYIGYHRCKSDHLEHGDDVPRRFDKLQSHHEDIGLFRVAGAFPAFSKDGSKLAFVDNEFKAVWLADSDGMRVVFETDGPDGVFSPVWNQKKDILYVCMGPSFKANEILEIYAIPHVSSGARERRLLTKGKFNNAFPSTNSDGTKLVFRSTRNGGDKKYKNLYMMDAEIGEDGGEAERITEGDWIDTHCQWSPDRDWIVFSSNRDKPADAPERDHGMDPGYFAVYLMNAIDRSVVRVIRSGYDFSGHVNHPVFSPDGRSIVVTADLAAVSADPMSLPLLLHSQRPYGDIFTVDIDPDDMEKNQDVEEFARVTHSRYENATPDWTVFSTHDPHAQWNLLVMEEEYTPACPYAHHDGGESWHMTGQMCIPKRVC, encoded by the exons ATGACCTGTATGAAAAG CATTGTCAAAATGGGCGAGAGCAGAGGAAGCATCGCCTTCTTTGCGTGCTACAGGCCTCCGGTGCCCCTCGACATATTCTGCTGTCCAGCTCCAGCATCATCAAGGGAGGAGGAGCGGCACTTGACGGATGGCGTGTCGTACAACTACAACTGCCAACCCATTCCATCTGCGGCCCTCAAGTCGATCGTCAAGCACCTAGATCTGGCTCCTGAAGCCGTCGAAGAAGCCGCCATCGATTCGGGCCGTCTCACCGGCCTGGTCTTCGTCTCCGAAAGGCAACACCACCTCGAGACTCTTCATATAGGCCTGCGCTTCGATGACGGCGACGAAGTCTGGGTCTTCACCTTGGGGGACATCTATGGCGGCGACTTTTTCAGTGGTGCCCGTCTGGAGGACAGCGGCTGCATCGCAGGAGGCTACGAGGTGGATGGTCACACAGCTGACCATTACCTCGTCTTCGTGTCCACGAAGGAGCCCGTGCAAGAACGCCGCAGCCCCTGGAATGTCGTCTACAAAACTAATCTCAGAACAGGCGAAACTGAGCGCCTCACTCCACCAG GGACGTCCGATTTAAGCCCCTCGGTGTCACCATCTGGGAAGAGGGTAGCAGTGGCTTCGTTCCAAGGAAAGAAATGGGATGGTGAAGTTAAAGACTTGCTGACAAACATTTACGTGATGGACCTAGAGAGCACATATCTGGAGCGCGAGCGGGTGATCGAGAACGCTGGCTGGCCATCATGGGGAAGCGAAACAGTACTATTTTTCCATAAAAAGGTTGGGGATAACTGGGGTGTATTTCGGCACGACTTGAGCACCGGCGAGACCCTCCGTGTGACCCCGGAGGCATTCGATGCAGTGACTCCAGCAGCCATTGATGAGAGCAGAGTGGCTGTGGCAACCATCCGCCAGAAGTCTGTGTTCACCGACGTCCGTGTTGAAGCGCAGTACCGTCACATCGAGGTTTTTGACATGGGTTTGCCGGAGGAGCCACTTCAAATCACTCGGTGTACCAAGCCAAAAGGCGACCATTACAACCCCTTTGTAATGGATGGTGGCAAGTACATTGGCTATCATCGTTGCAAAAGCGACCATCTCGAG CATGGAGATGATGTCCCGAGGCGGTTCGACAAGCTGCAGTCCCATCATGAAGATATTGGTCTGTTTAGGGTTGCCGGTGCATTCCCGGCATTTTCCAAAGATGGCTCTAAGCTTGCATTCGTCGATAACGAATTCAAAGCTGTGTGGCTGGCCGATAGTGACGGAATGCGTGTTGTCTTCGAA ACGGATGGTCCTGATGGTGTCTTCTCACCGGTGTGGAACCAAAAGAAGGATATACTTTATGTCTGTATGGGACCGTCTTTCAAAGCCAACGAAATATTGGAGATCTACGCCATCCCTCACGTATCGAGTGGTGCACGAGAGCGGCGACTGCTCACGAAGGGAAAATTCAATAATGCGTTCCCATCCACCAATTCAGACG GGACAAAACTTGTTTTCCGATCGACAAGAAATGGGGGAGACAAAAAGTACAAGAATCTATACATGATGGACGCAGAGATCGGGGAGGACGGTGGTGAAGCGGAACGGATAACAGAGGGCGATTGGATTGACACACATTGCCAGTGGTCGCCGGACAGGGACTGGATCGTGTTCTCGTCAAACCGTGACAAGCCCGCGGACGCTCCGGAGCGCGACCATGGTATGGACCCGGGGTACTTTGCTGTTTACCTGATGAACGCAATCGACCGCTCTGTGGTGAGGGTAATCCGGAGCGGGTACGACTTCTCCGGGCACGTGAACCACCCGGTCTTCAGCCCGGACGGGCGGAGCATCGTCGTGACGGCAGATCTTGCCGCGGTGTCTGCTGACCCAATGTCGCTGCCGCTCTTGTTGCATTCGCAGAGGCCCTACGGCGACATCTTCACCGTTGATATCGACCCGGATGACATGGAGAAGAACCAGGATGTGGAGGAGTTTGCCCGAGTCACGCATAGCAGGTATGAGAACGCCACTCCTGACTGGACCGTGTTCTCAACTCATGACCCGCATGCGCAGTGGAACCTCCTGGTCATGGAGGAGGAGTACACCCCGGCGTGCCCGTATGCGCATCATGATGGGGGTGAAAGCTGGCACATGACAGGCCAGATGTGCATCCCGAAAAGGGTCTGTTGA
- the LOC125513610 gene encoding uncharacterized protein LOC125513610 isoform X2, whose amino-acid sequence MGESRGSIAFFACYRPPVPLDIFCCPAPASSREEERHLTDGVSYNYNCQPIPSAALKSIVKHLDLAPEAVEEAAIDSGRLTGLVFVSERQHHLETLHIGLRFDDGDEVWVFTLGDIYGGDFFSGARLEDSGCIAGGYEVDGHTADHYLVFVSTKEPVQERRSPWNVVYKTNLRTGETERLTPPGTSDLSPSVSPSGKRVAVASFQGKKWDGEVKDLLTNIYVMDLESTYLERERVIENAGWPSWGSETVLFFHKKVGDNWGVFRHDLSTGETLRVTPEAFDAVTPAAIDESRVAVATIRQKSVFTDVRVEAQYRHIEVFDMGLPEEPLQITRCTKPKGDHYNPFVMDGGKYIGYHRCKSDHLEHGDDVPRRFDKLQSHHEDIGLFRVAGAFPAFSKDGSKLAFVDNEFKAVWLADSDGMRVVFETDGPDGVFSPVWNQKKDILYVCMGPSFKANEILEIYAIPHVSSGARERRLLTKGKFNNAFPSTNSDGTKLVFRSTRNGGDKKYKNLYMMDAEIGEDGGEAERITEGDWIDTHCQWSPDRDWIVFSSNRDKPADAPERDHGMDPGYFAVYLMNAIDRSVVRVIRSGYDFSGHVNHPVFSPDGRSIVVTADLAAVSADPMSLPLLLHSQRPYGDIFTVDIDPDDMEKNQDVEEFARVTHSRYENATPDWTVFSTHDPHAQWNLLVMEEEYTPACPYAHHDGGESWHMTGQMCIPKRVC is encoded by the exons ATGGGCGAGAGCAGAGGAAGCATCGCCTTCTTTGCGTGCTACAGGCCTCCGGTGCCCCTCGACATATTCTGCTGTCCAGCTCCAGCATCATCAAGGGAGGAGGAGCGGCACTTGACGGATGGCGTGTCGTACAACTACAACTGCCAACCCATTCCATCTGCGGCCCTCAAGTCGATCGTCAAGCACCTAGATCTGGCTCCTGAAGCCGTCGAAGAAGCCGCCATCGATTCGGGCCGTCTCACCGGCCTGGTCTTCGTCTCCGAAAGGCAACACCACCTCGAGACTCTTCATATAGGCCTGCGCTTCGATGACGGCGACGAAGTCTGGGTCTTCACCTTGGGGGACATCTATGGCGGCGACTTTTTCAGTGGTGCCCGTCTGGAGGACAGCGGCTGCATCGCAGGAGGCTACGAGGTGGATGGTCACACAGCTGACCATTACCTCGTCTTCGTGTCCACGAAGGAGCCCGTGCAAGAACGCCGCAGCCCCTGGAATGTCGTCTACAAAACTAATCTCAGAACAGGCGAAACTGAGCGCCTCACTCCACCAG GGACGTCCGATTTAAGCCCCTCGGTGTCACCATCTGGGAAGAGGGTAGCAGTGGCTTCGTTCCAAGGAAAGAAATGGGATGGTGAAGTTAAAGACTTGCTGACAAACATTTACGTGATGGACCTAGAGAGCACATATCTGGAGCGCGAGCGGGTGATCGAGAACGCTGGCTGGCCATCATGGGGAAGCGAAACAGTACTATTTTTCCATAAAAAGGTTGGGGATAACTGGGGTGTATTTCGGCACGACTTGAGCACCGGCGAGACCCTCCGTGTGACCCCGGAGGCATTCGATGCAGTGACTCCAGCAGCCATTGATGAGAGCAGAGTGGCTGTGGCAACCATCCGCCAGAAGTCTGTGTTCACCGACGTCCGTGTTGAAGCGCAGTACCGTCACATCGAGGTTTTTGACATGGGTTTGCCGGAGGAGCCACTTCAAATCACTCGGTGTACCAAGCCAAAAGGCGACCATTACAACCCCTTTGTAATGGATGGTGGCAAGTACATTGGCTATCATCGTTGCAAAAGCGACCATCTCGAG CATGGAGATGATGTCCCGAGGCGGTTCGACAAGCTGCAGTCCCATCATGAAGATATTGGTCTGTTTAGGGTTGCCGGTGCATTCCCGGCATTTTCCAAAGATGGCTCTAAGCTTGCATTCGTCGATAACGAATTCAAAGCTGTGTGGCTGGCCGATAGTGACGGAATGCGTGTTGTCTTCGAA ACGGATGGTCCTGATGGTGTCTTCTCACCGGTGTGGAACCAAAAGAAGGATATACTTTATGTCTGTATGGGACCGTCTTTCAAAGCCAACGAAATATTGGAGATCTACGCCATCCCTCACGTATCGAGTGGTGCACGAGAGCGGCGACTGCTCACGAAGGGAAAATTCAATAATGCGTTCCCATCCACCAATTCAGACG GGACAAAACTTGTTTTCCGATCGACAAGAAATGGGGGAGACAAAAAGTACAAGAATCTATACATGATGGACGCAGAGATCGGGGAGGACGGTGGTGAAGCGGAACGGATAACAGAGGGCGATTGGATTGACACACATTGCCAGTGGTCGCCGGACAGGGACTGGATCGTGTTCTCGTCAAACCGTGACAAGCCCGCGGACGCTCCGGAGCGCGACCATGGTATGGACCCGGGGTACTTTGCTGTTTACCTGATGAACGCAATCGACCGCTCTGTGGTGAGGGTAATCCGGAGCGGGTACGACTTCTCCGGGCACGTGAACCACCCGGTCTTCAGCCCGGACGGGCGGAGCATCGTCGTGACGGCAGATCTTGCCGCGGTGTCTGCTGACCCAATGTCGCTGCCGCTCTTGTTGCATTCGCAGAGGCCCTACGGCGACATCTTCACCGTTGATATCGACCCGGATGACATGGAGAAGAACCAGGATGTGGAGGAGTTTGCCCGAGTCACGCATAGCAGGTATGAGAACGCCACTCCTGACTGGACCGTGTTCTCAACTCATGACCCGCATGCGCAGTGGAACCTCCTGGTCATGGAGGAGGAGTACACCCCGGCGTGCCCGTATGCGCATCATGATGGGGGTGAAAGCTGGCACATGACAGGCCAGATGTGCATCCCGAAAAGGGTCTGTTGA